One stretch of Schlesneria sp. DSM 10557 DNA includes these proteins:
- a CDS encoding FAD-dependent oxidoreductase, translating to MQRQTEQTQSVWMATASIPGRPVLQKDLKVDVCVVGAGIAGISTAYSLAKAGKSVVVVDSRRIAAGQTQRTTAHLSNAHDNLYSEVEKVHGVNGVRIAAESHTAAINRIEEIVRNEGIDCDFHRLPGYLFCPPGQKTDILDKELESATRAGLKGLEIVGRAPLTTFDTGRALRYPNQGQFHPLKYISHLAESIQEMGGHVYEDTPVRQVHGGSVPSVETSVGPTITAKSVVVATNSPVNDIFAMHTKMAPYLTYVIAARIPAGSITRGLFWDTEEYYHYVRLQKFTDAEDLIIIGGEDHKAGQVNDQAERHFRLENWGRERFSMMGKIEFRWSGMVMETTDGGAFIGKNPADQENVYIATGDSGMGMTHGTIAGILLTQLILGHDHPWAKFYDPARKPVSGMAWRNFVSENWNVGTEYVVDWLSGGDRSSADELERDEGTVLRRGLSKVAVYRDEAGELHECSAVCPHLGCIVHWNNLEKVWDCPCHGSRFDAYGQVVNGPAISALEPVDKSVPQESQSG from the coding sequence ATGCAGCGACAAACTGAACAAACACAGTCTGTATGGATGGCAACCGCTTCAATTCCTGGTCGGCCAGTCCTGCAGAAAGACTTGAAGGTCGATGTTTGCGTGGTTGGTGCGGGGATCGCTGGTATCTCGACAGCTTACTCACTGGCAAAAGCCGGTAAGTCGGTGGTGGTCGTTGACAGTCGGCGGATCGCTGCCGGCCAGACGCAGCGGACGACAGCTCATCTGTCCAACGCCCATGACAACCTCTACAGCGAGGTCGAAAAAGTTCACGGCGTCAACGGAGTTCGGATCGCCGCCGAAAGCCATACGGCTGCGATTAATCGAATCGAAGAAATCGTCCGGAACGAGGGAATCGACTGCGACTTCCACCGTCTTCCCGGTTACCTGTTCTGTCCTCCCGGGCAGAAGACCGACATATTGGATAAGGAACTTGAGTCAGCGACACGGGCAGGTCTGAAAGGTCTCGAAATTGTGGGACGTGCGCCGCTGACGACTTTCGATACCGGGCGGGCTCTTCGCTACCCGAATCAGGGCCAGTTTCACCCGCTGAAGTACATTTCTCATCTGGCGGAATCGATCCAAGAGATGGGGGGACATGTTTACGAAGATACCCCGGTCCGTCAGGTACATGGCGGAAGTGTGCCGTCCGTAGAAACGTCAGTCGGCCCTACGATTACGGCCAAGTCTGTTGTGGTGGCCACCAACTCGCCCGTCAACGATATCTTTGCGATGCATACGAAGATGGCTCCGTATCTTACCTACGTCATCGCCGCACGAATTCCGGCTGGCAGTATTACTCGGGGTTTATTCTGGGATACAGAAGAGTACTATCATTATGTTCGGCTGCAGAAATTTACGGATGCGGAAGACCTGATTATTATCGGCGGGGAAGATCATAAAGCGGGGCAGGTCAACGATCAGGCCGAGCGACATTTTCGCTTGGAAAACTGGGGTCGAGAACGGTTTTCGATGATGGGAAAAATCGAATTCCGCTGGTCTGGTATGGTGATGGAGACGACGGACGGGGGCGCCTTTATTGGCAAGAATCCCGCAGATCAAGAGAACGTTTATATTGCAACCGGTGACTCGGGAATGGGGATGACTCACGGAACGATCGCCGGGATCCTTCTGACACAATTGATTCTGGGTCACGATCACCCCTGGGCAAAATTTTATGATCCGGCACGTAAACCGGTTTCAGGAATGGCCTGGCGTAACTTCGTGTCAGAGAACTGGAACGTGGGCACGGAGTACGTCGTCGACTGGCTCTCGGGTGGCGACCGGAGTTCGGCTGATGAACTGGAACGGGACGAGGGAACCGTCCTCAGGCGAGGCCTTTCCAAAGTCGCGGTTTATCGAGATGAGGCTGGAGAATTGCACGAATGCTCTGCTGTGTGCCCGCATCTGGGCTGCATCGTTCACTGGAACAACCTCGAAAAGGTGTGGGACTGTCCGTGCCACGGATCGCGGTTCGATGCTTACGGGCAAGTCGTGAACGGCCCCGCTATTTCCGCCCTGGAGCCGGTGGATAAAAGTGTTCCTCAGGAATCCCAGTCAGGCTAG
- a CDS encoding NAD(P)/FAD-dependent oxidoreductase, with product MDLKSDLPFWPVKNGLLRCYPPLKSDEDCDVAILGGGITGALVAHRLTQEGLSVVLVDRREIAQGSTSASTALLQYEVDTHLTDLAEMIGKDAAVRAYRLCSNAIDQLAEIVSGLDDACDFERQPSLYLASQPQDIPALQTECELRARHDFPVRWRSTLDIRNEFGFEAQGGILSQQAAAVDPFRLTHRLLEAGLNRGLRVYDRTTVLAWKSTGTGVELTTDRDAIIRAKVMVFANGYEAQTALREKIVTLKSTYALITAPDQPQVWKQPCLIWESARPYLYLRRTAEGRILAGGEDDPFRSPARRDAQLDLKKNRLLERLKSLFPDFPLESEYAWAGTFGETKDGLAYIGPSPEITNAHFALGFGGNGITYSVIAAEILSDLIQGRPNEDAHLFRFGR from the coding sequence ATGGATCTAAAATCAGACCTTCCGTTCTGGCCTGTAAAAAATGGACTTCTTCGCTGTTACCCTCCGCTGAAAAGTGACGAGGACTGTGACGTTGCCATTTTGGGGGGTGGCATCACTGGTGCTCTGGTAGCGCATCGGCTGACTCAGGAGGGCCTTTCGGTCGTTCTGGTGGACCGCCGAGAAATTGCCCAGGGAAGCACTAGTGCAAGCACCGCCCTCCTCCAATACGAGGTTGATACCCATCTGACCGATCTGGCAGAGATGATCGGCAAGGATGCGGCTGTTCGTGCTTACCGACTTTGTTCGAATGCCATCGACCAACTTGCCGAGATTGTTTCGGGGCTGGATGACGCCTGTGACTTCGAACGCCAACCAAGCCTGTATCTGGCTTCCCAGCCCCAGGACATCCCGGCGCTGCAGACTGAGTGCGAACTCCGTGCCCGACATGACTTTCCGGTCCGCTGGCGGAGTACGCTCGATATCCGGAATGAATTCGGTTTCGAGGCGCAGGGGGGAATTCTGTCCCAACAAGCCGCTGCCGTGGATCCCTTTCGACTGACACATCGTCTGCTGGAAGCGGGGCTGAACCGGGGTCTGCGTGTTTATGACCGGACCACGGTTCTCGCCTGGAAGTCGACCGGTACTGGGGTTGAACTTACCACAGATCGCGATGCGATCATTAGAGCCAAGGTGATGGTCTTCGCGAACGGTTATGAAGCCCAAACCGCGTTGCGGGAAAAAATCGTGACGTTAAAAAGTACCTACGCGCTGATTACGGCGCCTGATCAGCCGCAAGTCTGGAAGCAACCCTGCCTGATCTGGGAGTCTGCTCGTCCTTACCTTTATCTCCGGCGCACTGCCGAGGGACGAATTCTGGCCGGCGGTGAAGACGATCCCTTTCGTTCTCCCGCTCGCCGTGACGCTCAGCTCGACCTCAAGAAGAATCGCCTGCTGGAGCGACTGAAATCGCTTTTCCCCGACTTTCCACTCGAAAGCGAATACGCCTGGGCGGGAACATTTGGTGAAACGAAGGACGGGCTCGCCTACATCGGCCCTTCTCCGGAAATCACGAATGCCCACTTCGCCCTTGGATTCGGTGGAAACGGAATCACCTATAGTGTGATCGCGGCCGAAATCCTGAGTGACCTGATCCAGGGACGACCGAACGAAGACGCACACCTGTTTCGGTTTGGCAGATGA
- a CDS encoding glycosylase produces the protein MDNARGNSSQLGAVESLGPVRSSLHCFAMLACLLVSPLWIAGAVYADEEFPPELTQFESDPRNPLFLGAGEGHWDVKIRERGWILREGNQWKMWYTGYDGTRPGQKKLGYATSTDGYVWQRDSRNPIYSEHWVEDVCIIPHEGIYYMFAEGAQDQTHLLTSRDGVSWQRVRRLDVRKVNGEPISDGPYGTPTAWFENGKWYLFYERGDRAVWLATSSDTEVFTNVKDEPVLEPGPEEYDFNQIALNQIFRHKGRYYAVFHGAHKSEDPGTPSIWSTGLAVSDDLIHWKKYAGNPLRPTKENKSSGMLIFDGERFRLYTMHNEVNVHHVRSQATP, from the coding sequence ATGGACAATGCCCGAGGGAATTCAAGCCAGTTAGGGGCCGTTGAGTCTCTGGGGCCGGTCCGCTCGTCGCTGCACTGTTTCGCGATGCTGGCGTGCCTGCTTGTGTCACCGCTTTGGATCGCGGGTGCCGTCTACGCTGATGAGGAATTTCCTCCCGAGTTGACTCAGTTTGAGTCTGACCCGCGTAACCCTCTGTTCCTCGGAGCGGGGGAGGGGCATTGGGATGTCAAGATTCGGGAACGGGGCTGGATTCTGCGTGAAGGGAACCAATGGAAAATGTGGTACACCGGCTACGACGGAACCCGCCCGGGTCAGAAGAAGCTGGGCTACGCCACGTCCACGGATGGCTACGTCTGGCAGCGGGATTCCCGAAACCCTATCTATTCGGAACATTGGGTCGAAGATGTCTGCATCATTCCCCATGAGGGGATTTACTATATGTTCGCGGAAGGGGCACAGGACCAGACGCATCTTCTCACGTCGCGCGATGGAGTTTCGTGGCAGCGAGTGCGGCGGCTGGATGTGCGCAAGGTCAACGGCGAACCGATTTCCGATGGCCCGTATGGAACTCCGACTGCCTGGTTTGAGAACGGCAAGTGGTACTTGTTCTACGAACGTGGGGATCGGGCAGTCTGGCTGGCGACATCGTCAGATACCGAGGTGTTCACCAACGTCAAAGACGAACCGGTATTGGAACCGGGACCCGAAGAGTATGACTTCAATCAGATTGCTCTCAACCAGATTTTCCGACACAAGGGGCGCTACTACGCAGTCTTTCACGGGGCTCATAAATCGGAAGATCCCGGCACGCCATCCATCTGGTCAACAGGATTGGCCGTTTCAGATGATCTGATTCACTGGAAGAAGTACGCTGGCAACCCCCTTCGACCGACGAAGGAGAATAAGTCGAGCGGGATGCTGATCTTTGACGGCGAACGATTCCGTCTTTACACAATGCACAACGAAGTCAACGTGCATCATGTCAGGTCGCAGGCCACTCCTTGA
- a CDS encoding lactate racemase domain-containing protein yields MTLITLDYGASERWESELPDNRILYSGLGPEPLADPVGAARESVRQPIEFPALELALVPDDRVTIVLDRGVPSGAEIISGIWSSFASAGINPSSVLILQPASMLKRNLADPRRLLPPEVRDQVTWKIHDPTVADSTGYLASSAAGERLYLSRDVLDADFVLPIGRFGFDAMLGRRELTSAFYPGLSTPDAFAKSLGQGHQELGPDDERPLRQLVNEIAWLLGVQFAIQVLPSRSHAGMSAILAGSTDRVAEQGRKLLDEHWRVTLDQRGETALVAIPGSGDETSWDDLGAAVEAARKLVVQGGRIIVLSDLAAEPGAGIEMIGNSRSAKAALRPLRNAAPPDVLSASQIASAADWASIYLLSRLDSQLVERSFMTPLEDPLEAARLLASCDGCIVLAGAQHVYSEIQE; encoded by the coding sequence ATGACGCTGATCACGCTCGATTACGGGGCCTCGGAACGCTGGGAAAGCGAACTTCCTGATAACCGTATTTTGTATTCGGGACTGGGGCCTGAACCGCTGGCCGATCCCGTTGGAGCGGCGAGAGAAAGCGTACGTCAGCCGATCGAGTTTCCCGCGCTGGAACTGGCTCTGGTCCCCGATGACCGCGTGACGATCGTGCTTGATCGTGGTGTCCCTTCCGGGGCGGAAATTATCAGTGGGATCTGGTCGTCGTTTGCCTCGGCCGGGATCAATCCCTCCAGTGTGCTGATTCTTCAGCCTGCATCAATGCTGAAGCGTAACCTGGCCGACCCGCGGCGACTGTTGCCGCCCGAAGTGCGAGATCAGGTGACGTGGAAAATCCACGATCCGACCGTGGCTGACTCCACCGGCTATCTGGCTTCCAGTGCGGCGGGCGAACGACTGTATCTGTCACGAGATGTTCTGGACGCCGATTTCGTGCTGCCGATCGGGCGCTTTGGCTTTGACGCGATGCTCGGCAGACGTGAACTGACCAGTGCTTTCTATCCTGGCTTGTCGACTCCGGACGCGTTTGCAAAGTCGCTCGGACAGGGGCACCAGGAACTCGGGCCGGACGATGAACGTCCCTTGCGGCAACTGGTCAATGAAATTGCCTGGCTGCTGGGGGTTCAGTTCGCCATTCAGGTGCTTCCTTCGCGAAGCCATGCGGGAATGTCCGCCATTCTGGCGGGAAGCACCGACCGGGTGGCAGAACAAGGCAGGAAGCTGCTGGACGAACATTGGCGCGTGACGCTCGATCAACGGGGCGAGACTGCACTGGTCGCTATCCCCGGTTCGGGTGACGAGACTTCCTGGGATGATCTCGGCGCGGCGGTGGAAGCGGCTCGTAAACTGGTCGTTCAGGGGGGCCGCATCATTGTCTTGTCCGATCTGGCCGCAGAGCCGGGGGCAGGAATCGAAATGATCGGCAACAGTCGTTCGGCCAAAGCCGCCCTGCGCCCCCTGCGAAATGCCGCACCGCCGGACGTGTTATCGGCATCACAAATTGCTTCCGCTGCAGACTGGGCTTCAATTTACTTGCTCAGTCGTCTCGACAGCCAACTCGTCGAACGGTCATTCATGACACCGCTGGAAGACCCACTCGAGGCCGCTCGGCTGCTTGCTTCGTGTGATGGATGCATCGTGTTGGCGGGGGCACAGCACGTTTACAGCGAAATTCAGGAATAA
- the thyX gene encoding FAD-dependent thymidylate synthase, with protein sequence MSETLSTIEQLRWKKFPLLNDGFVCLVDVMGDDSAVVQAARVSYGAGTKRVSDDRSLIRYLLRHRHTTPFEMAEVKLLVRVPMDCWRQWIRHRMANVNEYSTRYSEAIDSAQTTDPSSWRAQATQNRQGSGQSLPIEVGQQLTEAERQLQDLSRQTYEDRLSAGVAREQARKDLPLSTYTEAYWKVDLHNLLHFLALRMDSHAQQEIRLYATTIGREIIRPLFPVVWEAFEDYRIGGSSLSRLEREVIQRLTARGAATNSAPPYTEADFMNVQDPTWVDLARCRERDECRSKLVDLGLLVRSEPAAAS encoded by the coding sequence ATGTCCGAAACTTTGTCAACCATCGAGCAACTGCGATGGAAGAAATTCCCGTTGCTCAATGATGGTTTCGTCTGCCTCGTCGACGTGATGGGTGACGACTCCGCTGTCGTACAGGCTGCCCGGGTCAGCTACGGCGCCGGCACGAAACGAGTTTCTGACGATCGTTCGCTGATTCGATATCTGCTGAGACATCGGCATACGACTCCGTTTGAAATGGCTGAAGTCAAGCTGCTGGTCCGCGTCCCCATGGACTGCTGGCGCCAGTGGATTCGGCATCGGATGGCCAATGTCAATGAGTACAGCACCCGTTATTCCGAAGCGATCGACTCGGCGCAGACCACCGATCCCTCGTCCTGGCGAGCCCAGGCCACTCAGAATCGGCAGGGGAGTGGTCAGTCTTTACCGATCGAGGTTGGACAGCAACTGACGGAGGCGGAACGGCAACTTCAGGATCTGTCTCGCCAGACGTATGAAGACCGCTTGTCGGCAGGAGTGGCGCGTGAGCAAGCCCGTAAGGATCTGCCGCTGTCGACCTATACTGAAGCCTACTGGAAAGTCGATCTGCACAACCTGCTGCACTTTCTTGCGCTCAGAATGGACTCGCATGCTCAGCAGGAAATCCGGTTGTATGCGACGACCATCGGGCGCGAAATTATCCGCCCCCTGTTCCCGGTGGTCTGGGAAGCCTTCGAGGATTATCGCATCGGTGGATCATCGCTCAGTCGACTGGAGCGTGAAGTGATCCAGCGACTGACGGCGCGTGGTGCAGCAACCAATTCGGCACCTCCGTATACTGAAGCAGACTTCATGAATGTTCAGGATCCGACATGGGTTGACCTGGCCCGCTGTCGTGAACGAGATGAGTGTCGAAGCAAGCTGGTCGACCTGGGACTGCTGGTTCGGTCCGAACCAGCTGCGGCAAGTTAG
- a CDS encoding FHA domain-containing protein produces the protein MTWVTIRVLEGMEQGRVYSRLPLPISVGREDENNIQLNDDRISRFHAKLQDHSGRVILTDLDSTNGTRVNGHAVQMRVLQPGDIIAVGRCLLLLSEQEDSDLTPIGGADQTFYAGSGITYDDSKDDDCEFFAPLPRSPEEPVEPFQKGCPELPIRLDALQRVQLSDLLSYVHEQIGRVVRNSIQEIENPSPEELVLDNPQERVFRCDWENWSHLVALHAKLAECVCAVNNPDHS, from the coding sequence ATGACCTGGGTGACAATTCGAGTCCTCGAAGGCATGGAACAGGGGCGGGTCTATTCTCGCTTGCCCCTGCCAATCTCGGTCGGTCGTGAGGATGAAAATAACATCCAATTGAATGATGACCGGATCAGCCGGTTTCATGCAAAACTGCAGGATCACTCCGGTCGCGTCATCCTGACAGACCTCGACAGCACGAATGGAACACGCGTTAATGGCCATGCGGTCCAGATGCGGGTTCTGCAACCGGGTGACATCATCGCTGTCGGGCGATGTCTACTGCTCCTGTCGGAGCAGGAAGATAGTGATCTAACCCCGATCGGTGGTGCCGACCAGACATTTTACGCGGGCAGCGGCATTACCTACGACGACAGCAAGGATGACGACTGCGAGTTTTTCGCACCGTTGCCACGCTCGCCGGAAGAACCCGTTGAGCCATTTCAAAAGGGCTGCCCGGAACTTCCGATTCGGCTCGACGCGCTGCAGCGAGTTCAACTCTCTGACCTGCTTTCTTATGTTCACGAGCAGATCGGCCGTGTTGTCAGGAATTCCATTCAGGAAATTGAGAACCCTTCTCCCGAAGAACTGGTTTTGGACAATCCCCAGGAACGGGTTTTCCGCTGCGACTGGGAAAACTGGTCACATCTGGTCGCACTCCACGCAAAGCTGGCAGAGTGTGTTTGCGCCGTCAACAACCCAGATCATTCGTGA
- a CDS encoding class I SAM-dependent methyltransferase, whose protein sequence is MIDEEYRRQNRAAWDRLSDGSQFAHRATDEECLDPIKTLDGRGWLPKSVAGMDVLCLASGGGWQSILYAAAGARVTVVDLSEGMLSLDEREAARRRLSVKTIHASMDDLSMLEDQSFDIVHQPVSTCYVPDLLRVYSEIARVCRDGGVYISQHKQPTSAQITHRNERNHFVIGIEYYHEGPLPRTEDTSYRERGAVEYLHRWDELVGGLCRSGFVIEDLREPRRADPQAPVEHFGYRGRFIPPYVRMKARRLPRTTQPEPRTPQIWIP, encoded by the coding sequence ATGATCGACGAAGAATATCGTCGGCAGAATCGAGCGGCCTGGGATCGACTGTCGGACGGAAGCCAGTTTGCCCATCGGGCCACTGATGAAGAATGCCTGGATCCGATCAAGACCCTGGACGGCCGTGGATGGCTGCCCAAAAGTGTCGCTGGAATGGACGTTTTGTGCCTGGCCTCGGGGGGTGGCTGGCAGTCGATTCTATACGCTGCCGCAGGGGCCCGTGTCACAGTCGTCGACTTGAGCGAAGGGATGCTGAGTCTTGATGAACGCGAAGCCGCCCGCCGCAGGCTGTCGGTGAAAACCATTCATGCGTCGATGGACGATCTGTCCATGCTGGAAGACCAGTCCTTTGACATCGTCCACCAACCGGTCAGCACATGCTACGTCCCCGATCTCTTACGGGTCTATTCCGAGATCGCCCGGGTCTGCCGCGATGGAGGCGTTTACATCAGCCAGCACAAACAGCCAACAAGTGCACAAATCACTCATCGCAATGAACGCAATCACTTCGTGATTGGCATCGAATACTATCACGAAGGCCCCCTTCCCCGGACGGAAGATACATCCTACCGTGAACGGGGCGCTGTCGAATATCTGCATCGCTGGGATGAACTGGTGGGTGGACTGTGTCGCTCGGGATTCGTGATCGAAGATCTGCGGGAACCACGACGGGCCGATCCCCAAGCTCCCGTCGAGCATTTCGGCTACCGGGGCAGGTTTATCCCACCGTACGTCCGTATGAAAGCCCGCCGACTGCCACGAACAACTCAGCCCGAACCCCGAACACCGCAGATCTGGATCCCCTGA
- the ruvX gene encoding Holliday junction resolvase RuvX: MTDQPSTEPTRTLLPKHGALLGLDYGTKRMGVAVSNSDQTVAVPVETWLVRQPAANLKYIRELIQEYRAVGIVLGLPIRTNGEEGTAAAEVREFGTWVAAQTSIPLVYIDERYSSAEAELLIWMRGESPSKRKQPLDSLAAKVILQSYLDAPERIVPPPAPGTGSNQPAS; the protein is encoded by the coding sequence ATGACCGATCAGCCTTCCACTGAGCCGACTCGAACCCTGTTGCCCAAGCACGGAGCGTTACTGGGGCTGGATTACGGTACCAAGCGGATGGGGGTGGCTGTTTCGAATTCCGATCAGACGGTCGCTGTCCCCGTCGAGACCTGGCTTGTTCGGCAGCCGGCGGCAAATTTGAAGTACATTCGGGAACTGATTCAGGAATACCGGGCGGTGGGCATCGTACTCGGCCTTCCTATCCGAACGAATGGAGAAGAGGGGACCGCTGCCGCAGAGGTCCGCGAGTTCGGGACATGGGTGGCGGCGCAGACATCAATCCCTCTGGTCTACATTGACGAGAGATACTCGTCCGCCGAAGCCGAACTGTTGATCTGGATGCGGGGTGAATCGCCCTCTAAACGGAAGCAGCCTCTCGACAGTCTGGCGGCCAAGGTCATCTTGCAGTCTTATCTCGATGCTCCAGAACGAATCGTTCCCCCTCCGGCTCCTGGTACGGGCAGCAATCAGCCTGCAAGTTGA
- the rph gene encoding ribonuclease PH codes for MRHDQRQPEELRPIRVQRHFVGAAPGSVLISAGKTTVLCTASIDSTLPPWKANSDPTTLSGWLTAEYSMLPGSTSPRKRRERDKMDGRSTEIQRLIGRSLRSALDFRALGARTIAIDCDVLEADGGTRTLSITGGFIALCDAIASIRSELPADRPVIERSIAAISVGVVNGTPVLDLDYVEDSTAEVDMNVVMSGTGQFIEVQGTAEGKPFSREFLNQQLDLAAKGIEQLTRLQREALGPDWPSFDPSMTC; via the coding sequence ATGCGCCACGACCAGCGACAACCCGAAGAATTGCGACCGATCCGAGTTCAACGCCACTTTGTTGGAGCAGCCCCCGGCAGCGTGCTGATCTCTGCCGGCAAGACGACGGTGCTGTGTACCGCCAGCATCGACAGCACTCTCCCCCCCTGGAAGGCCAACTCCGATCCCACCACACTTTCTGGCTGGCTCACCGCCGAATACTCCATGCTCCCCGGCAGCACTTCGCCACGAAAGCGACGCGAACGTGACAAGATGGACGGCCGCTCGACCGAAATTCAGCGACTCATCGGACGCAGCCTGCGCTCAGCACTCGATTTCCGCGCCCTTGGTGCCCGCACGATCGCCATCGACTGCGATGTGCTGGAAGCGGACGGCGGCACCCGAACGCTGAGCATCACGGGGGGGTTCATTGCCTTGTGCGATGCAATCGCCTCGATTCGTAGCGAACTCCCTGCCGATCGCCCCGTCATCGAGCGCAGCATCGCGGCGATCAGTGTCGGCGTCGTCAACGGGACGCCAGTACTGGATCTGGATTATGTGGAAGACAGCACCGCCGAAGTCGATATGAACGTCGTCATGAGCGGTACGGGCCAGTTCATTGAAGTGCAGGGAACCGCCGAAGGCAAACCCTTCTCACGCGAATTCCTCAATCAGCAACTCGACCTCGCTGCAAAAGGGATTGAACAACTGACGCGCCTTCAGCGCGAAGCCCTCGGCCCCGACTGGCCCTCCTTCGATCCCTCCATGACGTGCTGA
- a CDS encoding serine hydrolase domain-containing protein → MKSQGLTKTGLDRLNRVLCGYVERKEVPGLVALVSHVDQVHIEGLGTMSVGEDALMKRDTLFRIASLTKPITAVAAMILVEECQLRLDESIETWMPELANRRVLKSLASELDDTVPAARPITLRDLLTSRMGIGSVLAPPDTYPIQKRIREDHIGGDRPPLPTLISGTDEWLQKLGALPLIAQPGERWMYHISQDVLGVLISRVSGQSLGDFMRERIFEPLGMEDTAFHVPEQNRDRLPTCYNFNRETQELHVYDDAQNSAWHAEPAFESGGGGLVATIEDYFAFTLMMLNNGWHGRKQILSRASIQLMKSDQLTPEQRAGSEVFFGRHGSWGFGVGVDVFRDDIFRTPGRFGWDGGLGTSAYVDPAEGMIGILMTQSLMHSPTPPKIFTDFWTLAYGAME, encoded by the coding sequence ATGAAAAGCCAGGGACTGACAAAAACGGGACTTGATCGGCTGAATCGAGTTCTTTGCGGATATGTCGAACGGAAGGAAGTTCCCGGGTTGGTGGCGCTGGTGAGCCACGTTGACCAGGTCCATATCGAGGGACTGGGGACCATGTCGGTTGGCGAAGACGCTCTCATGAAGCGGGACACTCTGTTCCGGATTGCGTCGCTGACCAAACCGATCACAGCCGTTGCGGCCATGATTCTGGTGGAAGAATGCCAGTTGCGGCTGGATGAATCGATCGAAACGTGGATGCCGGAACTGGCGAACCGACGCGTCCTGAAGTCATTGGCATCGGAATTGGACGACACGGTTCCCGCCGCCCGCCCCATCACGTTGCGCGACTTACTGACGTCACGCATGGGGATTGGCAGCGTGCTGGCTCCGCCGGATACGTACCCGATCCAGAAGCGGATTCGCGAAGATCACATCGGCGGTGACCGCCCTCCACTTCCGACGCTCATCTCGGGAACCGACGAGTGGTTGCAGAAACTTGGAGCCCTGCCCCTGATCGCACAACCGGGGGAAAGATGGATGTATCACATCAGTCAGGATGTTCTGGGAGTCCTGATTTCGCGCGTCTCGGGTCAGTCACTCGGGGACTTCATGCGTGAACGGATCTTTGAGCCTCTGGGGATGGAAGACACCGCGTTCCACGTCCCCGAGCAAAACCGGGATCGGCTGCCCACCTGTTACAATTTCAATCGCGAGACGCAGGAGCTGCATGTCTACGACGACGCTCAGAACAGTGCCTGGCATGCGGAACCGGCGTTTGAATCCGGCGGCGGGGGACTCGTGGCGACGATCGAAGACTACTTCGCGTTCACGCTGATGATGCTCAATAACGGCTGGCACGGACGCAAACAGATTTTGTCCCGCGCATCGATTCAGCTCATGAAGTCAGATCAACTGACGCCAGAACAACGAGCGGGGTCGGAGGTCTTCTTCGGCCGTCACGGCAGTTGGGGATTCGGCGTGGGAGTCGACGTTTTCCGCGACGATATCTTCCGCACACCGGGCCGATTCGGCTGGGACGGAGGACTGGGAACCTCGGCCTACGTCGATCCCGCCGAAGGGATGATTGGCATTCTGATGACGCAAAGTCTGATGCATTCCCCCACCCCACCCAAGATCTTCACCGATTTCTGGACGCTGGCGTACGGAGCAATGGAATAA